GGGGTTGATTACACCATTTGTTTTAGAGCAATGGGCCATTTTCAACGGGATTCCAAAACGAATCATTCAAAGGTTAGGGACCTTTTTGTGGACCGGGAGGCATTTGATCACTGGGCTCAAAAATACCGGAACCGTTTAAAATTGGAAAACACCCAGGATTCTGAGAGAAAGACCCAAATGGATGGCGTCAATCCAAAATACGTATTACGAAATTATTTAGCCCAAGTCGCCATTTTAAAGGCTGTGGAGGAACGGGATTTTTCTGAAATTGATCGCCTCTTGTTCCTTTTGAAAAGTCCGTTTCATGAACACCCTGAAATGGAACATTATGCGGATTTGCCTCCGGACTGGGCGCGGCATATTCAGGTGGGTTGCTCTTCCTAGGGTTGGTATAAGAAAATGGAAACAATAACCATGAATCCCTTCCCGGAAATGTTTTTTTTGGATCTTTGTTAAACATACGAAAGGCTCTTCTTTTAATAAAAATCAAGTAATCATCCACTATGAGAACGCGTCCCGGTGTTCTGGTTAATCTCATCCATCTAACTGCTTTGGGCTTCCTCGGTGTTCTCTTCCGGATTTTAAACCGCACGGAGGTTTTCGGGAGGGAAAATATTCCGAAGCGAGGGGAACGGGGGGTTTTATTTCTTTGCAATCATATATCCACATTTGATCCCTTTTTAATTGGGGTAACCGCCATGCCCCGGTTCTCGGAGGTTTGGTGGCGTGCGGCCGCTAAGGAGGATCTTTTTCAAACCAGTTTCTCACGTATCATCATGTATCTAATTGGGGCCTTTCCGGTAAAAAGAGGGCAACATGACCAGAAATCAATGGATCGAATGGTTGAGTCCCTTCAAACGGACGTGTTGGTGGTTTTTCCGGAGGGAACCTGGTCTTTCAGCGGCCAGCTATTACCCGGCCGGGTGGGGGTTGGAAAAGTCATTTACCAGGCCAAACCCCGGAAAATTCTCCCGGTTGCTGTGAAAGGGACAGATCTGATTCTCCCACGTAATGGTTGGTTTCCACGGATAGGGCAACATGCAAAAATTATATTTGGGAAACCTATTCATCTTGACCATTTTTATTCCATGCCAGATAATTTGGACACGGCACGGGAAATAGTAAAAGTGGTAATGAAAGAAATCGGAGAATTAAGTAACCAAATCGAAAAATGAACACTTCCTTTTTCTTAACACCTTTTTAAGTTTTTGAGGCAGAATGAGAAGCGGTAAAAATGCGGGCCGGAGATGGGGCGATTTGGTAGAGAAAGTTTCGGGCTCTTTTTTTAAATTCATCCAGTTCTGAGGGAGATAGAAACCGGACATTTGGGTTTTTTATATTTAAAGGATTGACTAATCTTCCTTTTTGGTAAAAAGAATAGTGGAGGTGGGGTGCCGTCGCCAAGCCACTAGAGCCCACATACCCGAGGACTTCCCCCTGCTTAATAGACCTTCCGATCTCAATTTTTTTGGAATACCGGGAAAGATGACCGTAGGCGCTTGAAAAAGTTTGATTATGTCGAATTTTAATCATTTTTCCCATGCCCCCATTTTTTCCTTTAAAAACCACAAGGCCATCTGCGGAGGATCTTACGGGGGTTCCATAAGGGGCGGCGAAATCGATGCCCAAATGGGGTTTCCGAATTTTTAGGATGGGATGAAGGCGGTTTTTTGAAAAAGGAGAGCTGATGGTTTTGAACCGGAGGGGTGATTTTAGAAATTTTCTTTGAAGGGAATTTCCATTGGGATCAAAATAACCTTTATCCCCATTCCGGCCTTCGAAAAAGACGGCTTCAAACGTCTTACCCTGGTTTTCAAATCGGGCCGCAAGGACCTTTCCTGGTCCCACAAAAAGCCCTTTCCGCCAACGTTCCTCATACAAAATGCTGTAAGTATCCCCCTCTCTCAAATCGGTTCCAAAATTAATATCCCAAGAAAAGATTTCCTCTAAAGAGGCCGCCAGAGAGGTAAGGGCACAGGCCTCATCCAAAGATAAATAAAGAGAGTTTTGAATATCCCCCTGGGCGATGTTCTTCCTAAGGTCGTAGGGAGTTTTTTCCACCGAAGCCATCCAATGATTAGCGTCCCGCTTCAATGAAAAATTTTTCTCTCCATCAATGTCCAATTCGAATTGGGTGACCTCACCATTTTCATTTAAAAAAACAGTGTAAGGGCTTCCCTTTTTAATTTTTTTCAAGTTAAAAACTTTTTGACTCAAAGAATTCATCGTGTGTATTTCCTGATCTGAAAACTGATGTTTTTTCATTAAATCGAAGAAAGTTTCTCCAGGAAGAACTTGACCTAAATGGATAAGATGATGGTTTGTTTTTTGGGTTTTACCCGGGAAATGTTCCCGTGCGGAAATTAGTTCTGGCAATAGAGGGGTTTCCACGGATGTAATATATCCAGGTTTGGCCAATACTGCGGCCAAAAATACCGTGAATAAAATTAAGGTTTTAATTAAATAGGGGGTCTGCATGGTCTTTTTTAAAAAGGAAATAATGTAACACAAAACTTCCCAGTTTGGAAGAGGGAAAAAAGAAAGAGGTCCCTTGATTCACCCAAAAAGAGCAGGGAATCCATGATGTTTCAGATTTAATTTACGGAAAAAAATAAGTTAAATAAAATTTAATTAGTTTATATGAAGTTGGAAGGGTTGTTTTACTTTTGGGGAGTGATGGCGGGGATTAATTGTAGAATATCCCCCTTGAGGTCAGTGATGTATAGTTCACCTTTTTCATCTTCCCCAAAAGAACTAATAAGGCGGCCGGTTTCCAATAGGGTTTTTACTTCCTTCGGTTTTTTATTGTTTGGCCTGAATCCAAAAATTTTCCCGTTCCCGAAATCCGCATATAAATAGGTGCCGCATAAATTGGGAATGGAATGTCCTCGATATACGAACCCCCCAATCACCGTTGTCCCTTGAGAGCGGGGGTAATCCCAAATGGGAAGAACCAAACCTTGTTTTTTGCAATTACGTTTCACCCTTGGGGTGCAGATGGTTCCCTCCATAGTTCTCCATCCATAATTCTTCCCGCTTTGAACGATGTTGATTTCTTCACGGGCGCTTTGGCCTACGTCCCCCGCATAGAGAAGCCCTGTGGAGAAATCAAAAGAAAAACGCCAAGGGTTGCGAAGCCCAGGGGCCCATATCTCTGGCTCTGCGTCTTTCCGGTTGAGAAAAGGGTTATCCGGTGGAATGGAATAAGGTTTTTCTTTTCCCTTTTGATCCACATCAATTCGTAGCATCTTTCCTAAGAGGGTGGATAGTTTCTGGCCGTTATTTTGGGGATCATTTGCGGATCCCCCATCCCCCATTCCAATATATAGATATCCATCCGGGCCGAAGGCGATGTTCCCTCCGTTATGATTTCCGTAGGGTTGAGGAATGGTCATTAAAATCCGTTGACTCTTAGGGTCGGCCTGGTTTTTGTTTCGGCCGGTTTTGAATTCTGAAATGACGGTGTGCAACCCTTTCCTTGTTCTGGTGTAGTTGATGTAGAATTTTTTATTTTTTGAAAATTGTGGATGGAAGGCCAATCCCAGAAGGCCTTTTTCTCCCCCAGAGTCCACTTGTTTTCGAATATCTAAAAATGGTTCAGGGAGAACCTTTCCCTCTTCCAAAACCCGAATGGTT
This genomic stretch from Nitrospiria bacterium harbors:
- a CDS encoding peptidoglycan DD-metalloendopeptidase family protein, with the protein product MQTPYLIKTLILFTVFLAAVLAKPGYITSVETPLLPELISAREHFPGKTQKTNHHLIHLGQVLPGETFFDLMKKHQFSDQEIHTMNSLSQKVFNLKKIKKGSPYTVFLNENGEVTQFELDIDGEKNFSLKRDANHWMASVEKTPYDLRKNIAQGDIQNSLYLSLDEACALTSLAASLEEIFSWDINFGTDLREGDTYSILYEERWRKGLFVGPGKVLAARFENQGKTFEAVFFEGRNGDKGYFDPNGNSLQRKFLKSPLRFKTISSPFSKNRLHPILKIRKPHLGIDFAAPYGTPVRSSADGLVVFKGKNGGMGKMIKIRHNQTFSSAYGHLSRYSKKIEIGRSIKQGEVLGYVGSSGLATAPHLHYSFYQKGRLVNPLNIKNPNVRFLSPSELDEFKKRARNFLYQIAPSPARIFTASHSASKT
- a CDS encoding PQQ-dependent sugar dehydrogenase; protein product: MKNIFFAITCFYFLQTPSWGANFQPCQTNESAPALPPIELKAIAKSLRSPVGLTHSRDHSGRLFIIEQGGTIRVLEEGKVLPEPFLDIRKQVDSGGEKGLLGLAFHPQFSKNKKFYINYTRTRKGLHTVISEFKTGRNKNQADPKSQRILMTIPQPYGNHNGGNIAFGPDGYLYIGMGDGGSANDPQNNGQKLSTLLGKMLRIDVDQKGKEKPYSIPPDNPFLNRKDAEPEIWAPGLRNPWRFSFDFSTGLLYAGDVGQSAREEINIVQSGKNYGWRTMEGTICTPRVKRNCKKQGLVLPIWDYPRSQGTTVIGGFVYRGHSIPNLCGTYLYADFGNGKIFGFRPNNKKPKEVKTLLETGRLISSFGEDEKGELYITDLKGDILQLIPAITPQK
- a CDS encoding lysophospholipid acyltransferase family protein gives rise to the protein MRTRPGVLVNLIHLTALGFLGVLFRILNRTEVFGRENIPKRGERGVLFLCNHISTFDPFLIGVTAMPRFSEVWWRAAAKEDLFQTSFSRIIMYLIGAFPVKRGQHDQKSMDRMVESLQTDVLVVFPEGTWSFSGQLLPGRVGVGKVIYQAKPRKILPVAVKGTDLILPRNGWFPRIGQHAKIIFGKPIHLDHFYSMPDNLDTAREIVKVVMKEIGELSNQIEK